The Mobula birostris isolate sMobBir1 chromosome 1, sMobBir1.hap1, whole genome shotgun sequence genome contains a region encoding:
- the mgat2 gene encoding alpha-1,6-mannosyl-glycoprotein 2-beta-N-acetylglucosaminyltransferase isoform X1, with product MSRGGRGAVARRIQEKGAASSPDNMRFRIYKRKVLVLALVVLVAAFGFWTSGKQRKPEAFPRDAETPRSPRVGDGKVSRKVSNESQPGRLERPEIDNLTLGYRGIVYQLNFDQVVRNRESVRTRPPDDVVVVIQVHNRPEYLQLLVNSLRKVKGIENILLIFSHDFWSPQINQIVASIDFCQVLQIFFPFSIQLYPNEFPGHDPKDCPRDISKADAFKLGCINAEYPDSFGHYRESKFCQTKHHWWWKLHFVWEKVKVLENHKGLVLFIEEDHYLSPDFYHVLKNMWRLKAENCPDCDILSLGAYMRVSNFGDKTNKVEVKTWRSTEHNMGMAMTRETYLKLIQCTDTFCKYDDYNWDWTLQHLTVSCLPQYWKVMVCEAPRIYHAGDCGMHHKKACMPSVEVSKIDKIISSNMQHLFPETMTISKVYPSGAITPHVKNGGWGDIRDHELCASYRRLQ from the exons ATGAGCAGAGGCGGGCGCGGGGCCGTTGCCCGCAGGAT TCAGGAGAAGGGCGCCGCCAGCTCGCCGGACAACATGAGGTTCcgcatctacaagaggaaagtcCTGGTGCTGGCGCTCGTCGTGCTGGTGGCCGCCTTCGGCTTCTGGACGAGCGGCAAGCAGAGGAAACCGGAGGCATTTCCGAGGGACGCCGAGACACCGCGTTCACCGCGAGTTGGCGACGGGAAGGTGAGCCGGAAAGTTTCCAACGAGTCTCAGCCGGGTAGGTTGGAGAGGCCGGAGATCGACAACCTGACGCTGGGTTACCGAGGGATCGTCTACCAGTTAAACTTCGATCAGGTTGTCAGAAACCGGGAGAGCGTAAGGACACGTCCTCCCGACGACGTGGTGGTGGtgatccaagtgcacaacagGCCAGAATACCTGCAGTTACTCGTGAACTCGCTCAGAAAAGTCAAAGGCATAGAAAATATCTTGTTAATATTTAGCCATGACTTCTGGTCGCCGCAGATCAACCAGATCGTGGCCAGCATCGATTTTTGTCAAGTACTACAAATATTTTTTCCGTTCAgtatccagttgtatcccaacgAATTCCCAGGGCACGATCCCAAGGACTGTCCACGTGACATAAGCAAGGCGGATGCTTTCAAATTGGGCTGTATCAATGCTGAGTATCCAGATTCATTTGGCCATTATAGAGAGTCCAAATTCTGTCAAACCAAACACCACTGGTGGTGGAAGTTGCATTTTGTTTGGGAGAAAGTCAAGGTTTTGGAAAATCATAAGGGTCTAGTGCTGTTCATTGAAGAGGACCACTATCTGTCACCTGATTTTTATCATGTTCTGAAAAATATGTGGAGACTGAAAGCTGAAAATTGTCCTGACTGTGACATACTGTCTCTTGGGGCATATATGCGAGTTAGTAATTTTGGAGATAAAACAAATAAAGTTGAGGTGAAAACCTGGCGATCAACGGAGCATAACATGGGCATGGCTATGACCAGAGAGACCTATCTAAAATTAATACAGTGCACAGATACTTTTTGCAAATATGATGACTATAACTGGGATTGGACACTACAGCATTTAACAGTGTCCTGTTTGCCTCAATATTGGAAAGTTATGGTTTGTGAAGCTCCTCGGATTTACCATGCTGGTGATTGTGGTATGCATCACAAGAAAGCGTGCATGCCATCTGTTGAAGTTTCTAAAATAGACAAAATTATAAGTAGTAATATGCAGCACTTATTTCCAGAAACAATGACAATAAGCAAAGTGTATCCATCGGGTGCAATTACTCCACACGTGAAAAATGGAGGCTGGGGAGATATAAGGGACCATGAATTGTGTGCAAGCTATCGCCGTCTGCAGTAA
- the mgat2 gene encoding alpha-1,6-mannosyl-glycoprotein 2-beta-N-acetylglucosaminyltransferase isoform X2, whose translation MRFRIYKRKVLVLALVVLVAAFGFWTSGKQRKPEAFPRDAETPRSPRVGDGKVSRKVSNESQPGRLERPEIDNLTLGYRGIVYQLNFDQVVRNRESVRTRPPDDVVVVIQVHNRPEYLQLLVNSLRKVKGIENILLIFSHDFWSPQINQIVASIDFCQVLQIFFPFSIQLYPNEFPGHDPKDCPRDISKADAFKLGCINAEYPDSFGHYRESKFCQTKHHWWWKLHFVWEKVKVLENHKGLVLFIEEDHYLSPDFYHVLKNMWRLKAENCPDCDILSLGAYMRVSNFGDKTNKVEVKTWRSTEHNMGMAMTRETYLKLIQCTDTFCKYDDYNWDWTLQHLTVSCLPQYWKVMVCEAPRIYHAGDCGMHHKKACMPSVEVSKIDKIISSNMQHLFPETMTISKVYPSGAITPHVKNGGWGDIRDHELCASYRRLQ comes from the coding sequence ATGAGGTTCcgcatctacaagaggaaagtcCTGGTGCTGGCGCTCGTCGTGCTGGTGGCCGCCTTCGGCTTCTGGACGAGCGGCAAGCAGAGGAAACCGGAGGCATTTCCGAGGGACGCCGAGACACCGCGTTCACCGCGAGTTGGCGACGGGAAGGTGAGCCGGAAAGTTTCCAACGAGTCTCAGCCGGGTAGGTTGGAGAGGCCGGAGATCGACAACCTGACGCTGGGTTACCGAGGGATCGTCTACCAGTTAAACTTCGATCAGGTTGTCAGAAACCGGGAGAGCGTAAGGACACGTCCTCCCGACGACGTGGTGGTGGtgatccaagtgcacaacagGCCAGAATACCTGCAGTTACTCGTGAACTCGCTCAGAAAAGTCAAAGGCATAGAAAATATCTTGTTAATATTTAGCCATGACTTCTGGTCGCCGCAGATCAACCAGATCGTGGCCAGCATCGATTTTTGTCAAGTACTACAAATATTTTTTCCGTTCAgtatccagttgtatcccaacgAATTCCCAGGGCACGATCCCAAGGACTGTCCACGTGACATAAGCAAGGCGGATGCTTTCAAATTGGGCTGTATCAATGCTGAGTATCCAGATTCATTTGGCCATTATAGAGAGTCCAAATTCTGTCAAACCAAACACCACTGGTGGTGGAAGTTGCATTTTGTTTGGGAGAAAGTCAAGGTTTTGGAAAATCATAAGGGTCTAGTGCTGTTCATTGAAGAGGACCACTATCTGTCACCTGATTTTTATCATGTTCTGAAAAATATGTGGAGACTGAAAGCTGAAAATTGTCCTGACTGTGACATACTGTCTCTTGGGGCATATATGCGAGTTAGTAATTTTGGAGATAAAACAAATAAAGTTGAGGTGAAAACCTGGCGATCAACGGAGCATAACATGGGCATGGCTATGACCAGAGAGACCTATCTAAAATTAATACAGTGCACAGATACTTTTTGCAAATATGATGACTATAACTGGGATTGGACACTACAGCATTTAACAGTGTCCTGTTTGCCTCAATATTGGAAAGTTATGGTTTGTGAAGCTCCTCGGATTTACCATGCTGGTGATTGTGGTATGCATCACAAGAAAGCGTGCATGCCATCTGTTGAAGTTTCTAAAATAGACAAAATTATAAGTAGTAATATGCAGCACTTATTTCCAGAAACAATGACAATAAGCAAAGTGTATCCATCGGGTGCAATTACTCCACACGTGAAAAATGGAGGCTGGGGAGATATAAGGGACCATGAATTGTGTGCAAGCTATCGCCGTCTGCAGTAA